One segment of Paenibacillus rhizovicinus DNA contains the following:
- a CDS encoding ribose-phosphate diphosphokinase has translation MKNVKIFSGSSNRPLAEGLCRQLNVPLGDIEISKLPSGEISLRYTESIRSAHVYIVQSLSHPVNEHLVELMIMIDAAKRASAKTINIVMPYYGYARQERKSAPREPISAKLVADVLTTVGADRIITVDLHADAIQGFFDIPVDHITALDLITDYLKAMDIKNPVVVSPDAGRATTAEKLANYMDCPFAIMIKNRPAHNKTKITHIIGEVEGMTPIIIEDLIDTGGTIVNVVEALHKRGANDAYICATHGLFSDDALEKLSHPYIRKVVITDTIAIDPNHSDKFVVLPMEELLATALRIINNGGSINTLFKTKQM, from the coding sequence ATGAAAAATGTGAAAATTTTTTCCGGTTCATCAAACCGCCCGCTCGCGGAAGGGCTATGCCGGCAGCTTAATGTACCGCTTGGAGACATTGAAATTTCCAAGCTGCCAAGCGGAGAAATCAGCTTGCGTTATACCGAATCCATTCGCTCCGCCCATGTCTACATCGTTCAATCCTTGTCTCATCCCGTAAATGAGCATTTAGTCGAACTCATGATTATGATTGATGCCGCAAAACGCGCTTCAGCCAAAACGATTAATATCGTGATGCCTTATTACGGCTATGCTCGCCAGGAACGGAAATCCGCCCCGCGCGAACCCATTTCCGCGAAGCTCGTAGCCGACGTGCTGACGACCGTAGGCGCTGACCGCATTATTACGGTTGATCTTCATGCCGATGCGATTCAAGGCTTCTTCGACATCCCAGTCGATCATATTACCGCGTTGGATCTCATTACGGATTACTTGAAAGCCATGGACATCAAGAACCCGGTCGTCGTCTCGCCTGACGCCGGTCGGGCAACGACCGCCGAGAAGCTTGCGAATTATATGGACTGCCCGTTCGCCATTATGATTAAGAACCGCCCTGCACACAATAAGACGAAAATCACGCATATCATCGGCGAAGTCGAAGGCATGACGCCGATTATCATCGAGGATTTAATCGATACGGGCGGAACGATCGTGAATGTTGTTGAGGCGCTGCACAAGAGAGGCGCGAATGACGCCTACATTTGCGCAACGCATGGGCTGTTCTCGGATGATGCGCTCGAGAAGCTGTCGCATCCCTACATAAGAAAAGTCGTTATTACGGATACCATCGCAATTGACCCGAACCATTCGGATAAGTTCGTCGTTCTTCCGATGGAGGAGCTGCTCGCAACCGCGCTCAGAATTATTAATAACGGCGGATCCATCAATACGCTGTTCAAGACGAAGCAAATGTAA
- a CDS encoding sugar phosphate isomerase/epimerase family protein, with the protein MKIGLSSYSLHRAIASNEMTVLDAIQWIADHGGQHMEVVPIGFDLTGNPELIDAIRHKASDAGIELSNYAIGADFLKAGDGAFEQEIERVKRQVDIADSLGLKLMRHDVAWSSDNSIKHFNESLERMASACMQIADYASKYGITTSVENHGYFVQASDRVQALIHAVNRPNFKTTMDVGNFMCADESSVSAVKKNIAFASMVHIKDFYLRPSDQNPGEGYFKTAGGDYLRGAIIGQGDINMREVLRIIKQSGYDGYLSVEFEGMEDCLLGSKISMDNLQRLWSEV; encoded by the coding sequence ATGAAAATAGGATTAAGTTCATATAGTTTACACCGTGCTATCGCATCGAATGAAATGACGGTTCTGGATGCCATACAATGGATTGCCGATCATGGCGGACAGCACATGGAAGTCGTGCCGATCGGCTTCGATCTTACGGGCAATCCCGAACTTATTGACGCTATCCGGCACAAAGCTTCCGATGCGGGCATCGAATTGTCTAATTACGCGATTGGCGCCGATTTCCTGAAAGCAGGAGACGGAGCGTTCGAACAGGAAATCGAGCGCGTCAAGCGCCAAGTAGATATCGCCGACAGCCTCGGCCTTAAGCTCATGCGGCATGACGTGGCCTGGTCCTCCGACAATTCGATTAAACATTTCAACGAATCGCTGGAGCGAATGGCTTCGGCCTGCATGCAAATCGCGGACTACGCATCGAAGTATGGGATTACGACCAGCGTAGAAAATCACGGCTATTTCGTTCAGGCCAGCGATCGCGTGCAGGCTCTGATTCATGCCGTAAACCGTCCGAATTTCAAAACGACAATGGATGTCGGCAATTTCATGTGCGCAGACGAGAGTTCGGTATCCGCCGTGAAGAAAAATATCGCGTTCGCATCGATGGTCCATATTAAAGACTTCTACCTCCGGCCATCGGATCAGAACCCTGGCGAAGGCTATTTCAAGACAGCGGGCGGAGATTATTTGCGCGGCGCCATTATCGGTCAAGGCGACATTAATATGCGGGAGGTACTGCGCATCATTAAGCAATCCGGCTATGACGGGTATCTCTCGGTTGAATTCGAAGGCATGGAAGACTGCCTGCTTGGCTCCAAGATCAGCATGGACAATTTGCAACGGCTGTGGTCGGAAGTATAG
- a CDS encoding ABC transporter ATP-binding protein, translating into MWEALSEPFRYPRPPAKDAVPGASSAGKRAKSQAKDWQGTLRRIWHYLSRRKGRLSLVMLLVIGSCGLTLLGPYLIGMAIDDYLEGPGGRPWLLFLLGLTSVYVLQSIVGWLQNIWMIQIAQETVLRMRTDLFAQLHRLPIPFFGKNRQGDLMSRMTNDIDSVSSTLNSSAIQLLSSVLMLAGTVVVMLLLSPLLTLLTFLVVPLMAFGMRWITRRTGALFKERQRNLGELNGFVEETLSGQRIIKAFSQEERVIGAFHERNVAIKHSGFWAQTISGFIPKLMNGLNNLSFAIIACVGGILAIRGAITVGVIIVFVEYARQFTRPLNDLANQWNTLLSAIAGAERVFEIVDEEEEDADEHSAVALDDVAGAIVFHEVSFAYETGRNTLKEISFEAKPGETIAIIGPTGAGKTSLIQLLSRFYDTHAGKITLDGQDLRTIRRESLRSHMAFVLQDSFLFEGTIRDNIRYGKLDATDSQVEEAAKLANAHTFIMRLAGGYDRVLVADGSGISQGQRQLLAIARAILADPAILVLDEATSSIDTVSEIKIQEGLKRLMKGRTSFVIAHRLNTIREADRILVLKEGCLVEQGSHDELLGKQGLYSDLYHGQLEQGGGNH; encoded by the coding sequence ATGTGGGAAGCATTAAGTGAGCCGTTCCGATATCCCCGGCCGCCCGCGAAGGATGCCGTTCCCGGCGCATCTTCAGCGGGCAAGCGGGCCAAAAGTCAGGCGAAGGACTGGCAGGGAACGCTCAGACGAATATGGCATTATCTGTCTCGCCGGAAAGGCAGGCTGTCGCTGGTCATGCTGCTCGTTATCGGAAGCTGCGGGCTCACGCTGCTCGGTCCGTATCTGATCGGAATGGCGATTGACGATTATCTGGAGGGACCGGGCGGCAGGCCATGGCTGCTGTTTCTGCTCGGATTGACCAGCGTTTACGTGCTCCAGTCCATCGTCGGCTGGCTGCAAAATATATGGATGATTCAGATCGCCCAGGAAACCGTCCTGCGGATGCGCACCGATCTCTTCGCGCAGCTGCATCGCCTGCCGATCCCGTTCTTCGGGAAAAACCGGCAGGGCGATCTCATGAGCCGCATGACCAACGATATCGACAGCGTGAGCTCTACGCTCAACAGCTCGGCGATCCAGCTGTTATCCAGCGTGCTGATGCTGGCGGGCACGGTCGTCGTCATGCTGCTGCTCAGTCCGCTGCTAACGCTGCTTACCTTCTTGGTGGTCCCGCTGATGGCGTTCGGCATGCGGTGGATCACGCGGCGGACTGGCGCGCTATTCAAAGAGCGTCAGCGGAATTTGGGAGAATTGAACGGGTTCGTGGAAGAAACGTTGTCCGGTCAGCGGATTATCAAAGCGTTCTCCCAGGAAGAAAGGGTTATTGGGGCGTTCCATGAACGCAATGTTGCCATCAAGCATTCGGGATTCTGGGCGCAGACCATATCGGGCTTCATTCCCAAGCTAATGAACGGTCTCAACAATCTAAGCTTTGCGATTATTGCCTGCGTCGGCGGAATATTGGCCATCCGGGGGGCGATAACCGTCGGGGTCATTATTGTCTTCGTCGAGTATGCCCGGCAGTTCACCAGACCGCTTAACGATCTGGCCAACCAGTGGAATACGCTCTTATCCGCCATCGCTGGAGCGGAACGGGTATTCGAAATCGTGGATGAAGAGGAAGAAGACGCGGACGAGCATTCCGCAGTCGCGCTTGACGACGTGGCAGGCGCAATCGTCTTCCATGAGGTATCCTTCGCTTACGAGACCGGACGAAATACGCTTAAGGAGATCAGTTTCGAGGCGAAGCCCGGCGAAACGATAGCGATCATCGGTCCTACCGGGGCCGGCAAGACGTCGCTCATTCAGTTGCTCTCCCGTTTCTATGATACCCATGCGGGCAAGATCACGCTGGACGGGCAGGATCTTCGGACGATCCGGAGGGAAAGTCTCCGCTCCCATATGGCGTTCGTGCTGCAGGATTCCTTTCTGTTCGAAGGAACGATCCGCGACAATATCCGGTACGGCAAGCTGGATGCCACCGACAGCCAGGTGGAAGAAGCCGCCAAGCTCGCCAATGCCCATACCTTCATTATGCGGCTGGCCGGCGGATATGACCGGGTGCTGGTTGCCGACGGCAGCGGCATCAGCCAGGGACAGCGGCAGCTGCTTGCCATCGCGCGCGCGATTCTGGCCGATCCGGCCATTCTCGTACTGGACGAGGCGACGAGCAGCATCGACACCGTTTCCGAGATCAAAATCCAGGAGGGCTTGAAGCGGTTGATGAAGGGGCGAACGAGCTTCGTGATCGCACACAGGCTGAACACGATCCGCGAGGCCGACCGCATACTGGTGCTTAAGGAAGGTTGTCTGGTGGAACAGGGGTCTCATGACGAGTTATTGGGCAAGCAGGGGTTGTACAGCGATCTGTATCATGGTCAACTGGAGCAAGGCGGAGGCAATCATTAG
- a CDS encoding glycoside hydrolase family 9 protein has product MQKENGSTNSANQAFRLNHASGYFQRQGVDVMAFDDIYPEGHQSGVSIIMHGNRVATNGDIRFEQTPGQWQPVPKQGKRELDEAANTITTSLSFPDTSRHLKGFNPMIYPDFRFDYKVSVQGEGKAVLVTVDLDRPIPEQFVGKICFNLELFPGALFGKPWIMDKKHGIFPEQPNGPVMSLPPNYSHTGNFSEHDAKADPKLLSGDNNGYNPIIADDLIAEPYAVGRRFTVRPDDPYNRFTIESKGTELKLYDGRMNHNNGWFVISSEVPAGAADHAIQWVITPNVVEDWLSPAVVQTSQVGYHPKQSKTAIIELDKRESQRDKPVLVQITETGDKQVFSAGGQEWGQFLRYNYLKFDFTDIKEEGLYKVRYGSSESSIFRIASDVYDRGVWQPVLEYFLPVQMCHMRVSEKYRVWHGDCHHNDARMAPVNLNHIDGYEQGPSTLTDYQPGDHVPGLNVGGWHDAGDFDLRVESQSGEFYTLALAYEAFNVHYDATTIDQVNRIVEIHQPDGKNDILQQIEHGVLSVVGAYRALGRLYRGIIESDLRDYVHLGDSASMFDERWVFTEDNPPRELLTAAHLAAAARTLKAFNPVLSEQSLQAASEIYKVTDGTGKARMAKIHAAAELFLSTGEQAYRDFLLSAADDIVESIDKAGWFVARAEIAMNDAGFSSKFRAALPALKEQFTLQSAETPYGIPYRPHIWGAGWGIQKLGYEYYFLHAAYPDIFDAEMIFNALNFVLGCHPGSNTMSFASGVGANSATVGYGLNRADWSYIPGGVISGTALIRPDFPELLVFPYLWQQVEYVLGGGSTHFMFIALAAQQLSNR; this is encoded by the coding sequence ATGCAAAAAGAAAACGGTTCCACGAACTCTGCGAATCAGGCATTCCGGTTAAATCATGCATCCGGCTATTTTCAAAGACAAGGCGTGGATGTGATGGCCTTCGACGATATTTATCCGGAAGGGCATCAATCCGGCGTAAGTATCATTATGCACGGCAATCGCGTTGCCACCAACGGCGATATCCGTTTTGAACAGACGCCCGGACAGTGGCAGCCGGTGCCCAAACAAGGGAAGCGCGAACTGGACGAAGCCGCGAATACGATCACCACGTCGCTGAGTTTTCCGGACACATCGAGGCACCTAAAGGGCTTTAATCCGATGATCTATCCGGATTTCCGGTTCGATTACAAGGTAAGCGTCCAAGGTGAAGGCAAGGCGGTCCTTGTTACCGTTGATTTGGATAGACCGATTCCGGAGCAATTCGTTGGGAAAATCTGCTTCAACCTGGAGCTGTTTCCCGGCGCGCTGTTCGGAAAGCCTTGGATCATGGATAAGAAGCACGGGATTTTTCCCGAACAGCCTAACGGCCCTGTGATGTCGCTGCCGCCCAATTATTCGCATACTGGTAACTTCAGTGAACACGATGCGAAAGCAGATCCGAAACTTCTGTCCGGCGACAACAACGGATACAATCCGATCATTGCCGATGACCTTATTGCCGAGCCGTATGCCGTCGGCAGACGTTTTACGGTGCGGCCCGACGACCCTTACAATCGTTTCACGATCGAAAGCAAGGGGACGGAGCTTAAGTTATACGACGGACGCATGAACCACAACAACGGCTGGTTCGTAATCAGCAGCGAAGTACCTGCCGGAGCCGCCGATCATGCGATTCAATGGGTCATCACACCTAATGTCGTCGAAGACTGGCTCTCTCCGGCCGTTGTTCAAACCTCGCAGGTAGGGTATCATCCCAAGCAATCGAAGACGGCAATCATTGAACTTGACAAGCGCGAAAGCCAACGCGATAAACCGGTTCTTGTCCAAATCACGGAGACGGGCGACAAACAGGTTTTCTCGGCCGGCGGCCAGGAATGGGGACAATTCCTCCGCTATAACTATTTGAAATTCGATTTTACGGACATCAAGGAAGAGGGACTGTACAAAGTTCGTTACGGTTCGTCGGAGTCGTCCATCTTCCGCATCGCCAGCGACGTGTACGACCGAGGCGTCTGGCAGCCGGTACTGGAGTATTTCCTTCCCGTGCAAATGTGCCATATGCGGGTAAGCGAAAAATACCGCGTCTGGCATGGCGATTGTCATCATAACGACGCCCGGATGGCTCCGGTAAATCTGAACCACATCGACGGCTATGAGCAAGGACCTTCCACGCTGACCGACTATCAACCAGGCGACCATGTTCCGGGGCTGAATGTTGGAGGCTGGCACGACGCTGGCGATTTTGACCTGCGCGTCGAGTCGCAGTCCGGCGAGTTCTATACTTTGGCCCTGGCGTACGAAGCCTTTAATGTCCATTACGATGCGACCACCATCGACCAAGTCAACCGCATCGTTGAGATCCATCAGCCAGACGGCAAGAACGACATCCTGCAGCAGATTGAGCACGGCGTCTTGTCCGTCGTAGGCGCTTATCGCGCATTAGGGCGGTTATATCGGGGGATTATCGAAAGCGATCTTCGCGATTACGTGCACCTTGGCGACAGCGCGAGCATGTTTGACGAGCGCTGGGTGTTTACCGAGGACAATCCGCCGCGCGAATTGTTAACTGCCGCTCATCTGGCAGCGGCCGCCCGCACGTTAAAAGCGTTCAACCCTGTTTTAAGCGAACAGTCCTTGCAAGCGGCCAGCGAGATTTACAAGGTTACGGATGGGACCGGCAAGGCTAGAATGGCCAAAATTCATGCCGCCGCAGAATTATTCCTGAGTACCGGCGAACAAGCGTATAGGGACTTCTTGCTGTCGGCAGCCGACGATATCGTCGAATCGATCGACAAAGCGGGTTGGTTTGTCGCGCGAGCCGAGATCGCGATGAATGACGCCGGGTTCTCATCGAAGTTTCGCGCAGCCTTGCCGGCTCTGAAAGAACAGTTTACGCTGCAGAGCGCCGAAACGCCTTACGGGATACCGTATCGCCCGCATATCTGGGGAGCAGGGTGGGGGATCCAGAAACTGGGCTACGAATACTATTTCCTCCATGCGGCTTATCCTGACATTTTCGATGCCGAGATGATTTTCAATGCGCTGAACTTCGTTTTGGGCTGTCATCCAGGTTCCAATACGATGTCTTTCGCATCGGGAGTGGGGGCCAATTCGGCAACTGTAGGGTATGGACTCAATCGCGCCGACTGGTCGTATATTCCCGGCGGCGTCATATCGGGGACTGCGCTGATCCGTCCCGACTTCCCGGAACTATTGGTGTTCCCTTATTTGTGGCAGCAAGTGGAGTATGTACTGGGAGGCGGCTCAACCCATTTCATGTTTATCGCATTAGCCGCGCAGCAACTTTCAAATCGTTAA
- a CDS encoding AGE family epimerase/isomerase, which translates to MNTIDRTTELPHFQSWQKMIEHELKDNILDYWLTHVMDWEQGGFHGEIDDNNAVHAEADRSLVLNTRLIWTFATAYRFYRDEKYLRAANHVYSYLVERFLDRECGGYGWMVTYNGELADAKKQVYGQAFVIYALSELYRATGNERALEQAIALFRLVEKHAFDPDHGGYLEAFAEDWKLLDDYSLSDSSIRADKTMNTHLHMLEAYTGLYRVWPDSELKAKLEELVTLTSERIVNSQTNHFHLYFDRCWNSLSSHISYGHDIEGSWLLAEAVTVLGDEALRSQSMDTVLKMAEAVLEQGMDADGGLWNESDGTILSDRLKDWWPQAEAMVGFFNGYQHSGQSRYLAAAYRSWTFIDTYLVDRDGGEWHQSIGEDHAPSPGPKVSAWKCPYHNGRACFEMIERLAERAENVNENDDAR; encoded by the coding sequence ATGAATACGATTGACCGCACTACGGAATTGCCGCATTTTCAAAGTTGGCAGAAGATGATCGAACATGAACTGAAGGATAACATTCTCGACTATTGGTTGACGCATGTAATGGATTGGGAACAAGGAGGCTTTCACGGCGAGATCGACGATAACAACGCCGTGCATGCCGAGGCCGACCGAAGCTTGGTGTTGAATACGCGATTGATTTGGACATTCGCGACGGCCTATCGTTTCTATCGGGACGAGAAGTACCTTCGGGCAGCCAATCATGTTTATTCCTATCTTGTCGAGCGTTTCTTGGATCGCGAATGCGGTGGATACGGTTGGATGGTTACGTATAACGGGGAGCTTGCGGATGCGAAGAAACAAGTCTACGGTCAGGCGTTCGTCATCTACGCGTTGTCCGAATTGTATCGCGCTACTGGCAATGAACGAGCGCTCGAACAAGCCATCGCCTTGTTCCGTTTGGTAGAAAAGCACGCGTTTGATCCCGATCACGGCGGGTATCTGGAAGCCTTCGCCGAGGATTGGAAGCTGCTTGACGATTATAGTTTGAGCGATAGCAGCATCAGAGCCGATAAGACCATGAATACTCATCTGCATATGCTCGAAGCGTATACGGGCCTGTACCGGGTATGGCCGGACAGCGAGCTCAAGGCAAAGCTAGAGGAACTCGTCACGCTCACCTCCGAGCGAATCGTCAATTCGCAGACGAACCATTTTCATTTGTATTTCGACCGCTGCTGGAACTCGCTGTCCTCTCATATCTCCTATGGGCACGACATCGAGGGAAGCTGGCTGCTTGCTGAAGCGGTAACCGTTCTTGGCGACGAAGCATTGCGATCGCAGAGCATGGATACCGTGCTGAAAATGGCGGAAGCCGTGCTGGAACAAGGTATGGACGCGGACGGAGGCTTGTGGAATGAGTCTGACGGAACGATCCTGAGCGACCGGCTCAAGGATTGGTGGCCGCAGGCCGAAGCTATGGTCGGTTTCTTCAATGGTTATCAACACAGCGGGCAGAGTCGCTACCTTGCAGCCGCTTACCGTTCTTGGACATTTATCGACACGTATCTCGTTGACCGAGACGGCGGTGAATGGCATCAAAGTATCGGAGAGGACCACGCTCCTTCCCCAGGTCCAAAGGTTAGTGCATGGAAATGCCCGTATCACAACGGCCGCGCATGCTTTGAAATGATTGAGCGTTTAGCGGAGCGTGCCGAAAACGTGAACGAAAATGATGACGCGAGGTGA
- a CDS encoding phytanoyl-CoA dioxygenase family protein, whose amino-acid sequence MKISKEELESLQLHDETVELAANLIKVNGYVILEGVLPQEKVAELWEAFKASMDWFIDKHGEEIYLNKKGFNEGTNHLGIFLPFAPPFNDPLVIEHPFALAIIDRILGMDYAVTLFSSNTSLPGGKKAQPVHPDYGTRFGDLCKVSLPITDLVFNIPLVDVHDGNGPMEIWPGGTHLLPDYYYGPNGPNPEELAPHMHSIKVHMPAGSILIRDVRMWHRGTPNRSDEIRPNLALIYSASHRDNTVQIPQETYDNLSERAKHLFRWQKIGYPVIEPTHE is encoded by the coding sequence TTGAAAATCAGCAAAGAAGAATTGGAATCGCTGCAGCTGCACGACGAGACCGTCGAGCTTGCGGCGAACCTCATCAAAGTGAATGGATATGTGATTCTTGAAGGCGTTCTGCCGCAAGAGAAGGTGGCCGAGCTTTGGGAAGCATTCAAAGCTAGCATGGACTGGTTTATCGATAAGCACGGGGAAGAAATCTATCTGAACAAGAAAGGGTTTAACGAAGGCACCAACCACTTGGGAATTTTCCTTCCTTTTGCGCCGCCTTTCAACGATCCGCTCGTGATCGAGCATCCGTTCGCGCTGGCGATTATCGACCGCATTCTCGGAATGGATTACGCCGTTACGCTATTCTCGTCCAACACGTCTCTCCCTGGCGGCAAGAAGGCGCAGCCGGTTCACCCGGATTACGGCACCAGATTCGGCGATTTGTGCAAGGTATCGCTGCCGATCACGGATTTAGTCTTTAATATCCCGCTTGTGGACGTCCATGACGGGAACGGTCCGATGGAGATCTGGCCGGGCGGAACGCATCTGCTGCCGGACTATTATTACGGCCCGAACGGTCCGAATCCGGAAGAATTGGCGCCGCATATGCATTCGATCAAGGTGCATATGCCGGCAGGCTCGATCCTGATCCGCGACGTGCGCATGTGGCATCGCGGAACGCCGAACCGCAGCGACGAAATCCGTCCTAATCTGGCCTTGATTTACAGCGCCTCCCACCGGGATAATACGGTTCAAATTCCGCAGGAAACGTACGACAACTTGTCCGAACGCGCCAAGCATCTGTTCCGCTGGCAAAAAATCGGCTACCCCGTTATCGAACCGACGCACGAGTAG
- a CDS encoding MFS transporter, which translates to MRMDTHTANYRVPLFCAVTLLFWFSMYTCVPILTAYVESMGASNKMAGLIVGMYGLSQMLLRIPVGILSDRMHKRKLFIVIGFLFSVLSGAGILLTHDLNWILFLRVAAGIAAATWVDFTILFASYYANEDTTSAMGTIAVYNSLGQMLGILCGGWFADQYGWESAFLVGAAVGLIGMAGSFFIVEKFEDQKTPITVQSIQEVASDRTLLTVSFLSILFQVLTFATVFGFTPVFAQSLGATKLDMGLLTFCSTLPTALASWIGGRHLARKLGERRVIILGFILSGLFTVCIPFTSTLWILIVTQSLAGFGRGFTSPVLMSLSIKHMAPEKRATAMGFYQAIYGLGMFAGPLFMGAAGDWLTLREGFVIVGLLGCATAVLGQVMLRRVLGSGRLTNMASAASSKHV; encoded by the coding sequence ATGCGAATGGATACTCACACAGCCAACTACCGAGTACCGCTGTTTTGTGCAGTTACGCTGTTATTCTGGTTCTCGATGTATACCTGCGTTCCGATTCTGACCGCCTATGTAGAAAGCATGGGGGCATCGAATAAAATGGCAGGACTAATCGTGGGGATGTACGGGCTGAGTCAGATGCTGCTGCGTATTCCCGTTGGCATTCTCAGTGATCGGATGCACAAGCGCAAGCTGTTCATCGTGATTGGTTTTTTATTTTCGGTTCTATCCGGCGCAGGTATCTTGCTGACGCATGATTTAAACTGGATCCTCTTCCTGCGAGTCGCCGCGGGGATCGCGGCAGCGACATGGGTGGATTTTACGATCCTTTTTGCCAGCTACTACGCCAACGAAGATACGACGAGCGCCATGGGCACGATTGCCGTCTATAATTCTTTGGGACAGATGCTGGGGATATTGTGCGGGGGATGGTTTGCGGATCAATATGGCTGGGAATCGGCTTTTCTCGTTGGAGCCGCGGTCGGATTGATCGGGATGGCGGGTTCGTTCTTCATCGTGGAGAAATTCGAAGACCAGAAGACGCCAATAACCGTGCAAAGCATCCAAGAGGTGGCCAGCGACCGCACGCTGCTGACCGTCTCGTTTCTCTCGATATTATTTCAAGTGCTGACGTTCGCAACCGTGTTCGGGTTTACGCCCGTGTTTGCCCAGTCGCTCGGGGCTACCAAGCTGGATATGGGGCTGCTTACATTCTGTTCTACGTTGCCTACCGCGCTAGCTTCTTGGATCGGCGGCAGGCATTTGGCCCGTAAGCTTGGGGAGCGGAGGGTCATCATTCTCGGTTTCATTCTGAGCGGCTTGTTTACGGTTTGCATTCCTTTCACCAGCACGTTGTGGATTCTAATTGTTACCCAATCGCTTGCGGGCTTTGGCCGAGGATTTACGTCTCCCGTTCTGATGTCGCTCAGCATCAAGCATATGGCGCCGGAGAAACGAGCTACGGCCATGGGTTTCTATCAAGCGATCTATGGGCTGGGCATGTTCGCGGGTCCTTTGTTCATGGGGGCTGCGGGGGATTGGTTAACCTTGCGGGAGGGCTTCGTGATCGTTGGACTGCTAGGGTGCGCGACTGCCGTACTGGGTCAAGTGATGCTGCGTCGAGTGCTTGGCAGTGGCCGATTAACGAATATGGCATCTGCTGCTTCTTCAAAACACGTTTAA